In Methanobacterium paludis, the following proteins share a genomic window:
- a CDS encoding MFS transporter produces the protein MAEDQYKWGVVIIACLAVFIIVLDSSAMNVAITALVKDLNTTLSMIQAIIALYALIIASFMLLGSKLQDILGRKKTFLTGLFIYATGTTIATLSVNAGMLLLGWAVLEGIGAALMLPATTTIVGASYKGKDKITAFGIWGGIAAMGAAIGPIVGGVFTTYLTWRLVFGSELIFVAVILIFRGYLTESQPTLKWKDLDVVGTILSIVSLVLLVMGILLLSKPQNWAYVSVLVVSGSILFVVFILWQRRRINRGLEPLSDISLLKNRIFGLGNINSIIQQIPLAGFLFIIPVFLQQVTHLDAFMTGLALLPASLTILVFSLLGAKLASRLEPKYILMAGFLVSALGTWMLGGTFNINTQIGDIIPGTIVFGVGVGLLLSQLTNLTMSAARGDQESDAAGFLNAFKNLGYSMGTALIGVLLLLGVFWGLTASIESSGLAGNMSTTEIQDSLFNYVETMQTTPPQDIPSSLVPQVTQMVDSTISSAMKMTFNALALIFLLGFFTSLFLPRRKIKGSFKNS, from the coding sequence ATGGCTGAAGATCAGTATAAATGGGGTGTAGTGATAATAGCCTGCCTTGCAGTCTTTATCATAGTTTTGGATTCATCTGCCATGAATGTGGCCATCACGGCACTTGTTAAAGATTTGAATACTACTTTGTCAATGATTCAGGCTATCATTGCTTTATACGCACTTATAATTGCTTCTTTCATGTTGCTTGGGAGTAAACTTCAAGATATTCTTGGTAGGAAGAAGACTTTTTTAACTGGACTTTTCATATACGCAACAGGAACCACTATAGCCACGTTAAGTGTTAATGCAGGTATGCTTCTTTTAGGATGGGCAGTTTTGGAGGGTATTGGTGCTGCATTGATGTTACCGGCCACCACAACCATTGTAGGGGCCAGCTACAAAGGCAAGGATAAAATCACTGCCTTTGGAATTTGGGGAGGTATTGCAGCCATGGGTGCAGCCATAGGTCCAATAGTCGGGGGAGTATTCACCACATACCTCACATGGAGGTTGGTATTTGGTTCTGAACTGATTTTTGTTGCTGTAATATTGATCTTCAGAGGCTACCTTACAGAATCCCAGCCAACCCTTAAATGGAAAGATTTGGATGTGGTGGGGACCATATTATCCATAGTATCCCTGGTTTTATTAGTTATGGGCATTTTACTTTTAAGCAAGCCGCAAAACTGGGCTTACGTATCTGTTCTTGTGGTTTCAGGTTCCATCCTCTTTGTGGTATTCATTTTATGGCAGAGGAGAAGGATCAACAGGGGTCTGGAACCCCTTTCTGATATATCCCTTCTAAAAAACCGTATCTTTGGCTTGGGAAATATAAACTCCATAATACAGCAGATACCCCTTGCAGGTTTCCTTTTTATAATTCCAGTATTCCTTCAGCAGGTAACCCATTTAGATGCATTCATGACAGGGTTGGCTCTTTTACCGGCATCACTGACCATTCTGGTGTTTTCACTGCTTGGTGCTAAACTCGCATCCCGCTTAGAACCTAAATATATTTTAATGGCTGGTTTTTTGGTATCTGCTTTAGGAACATGGATGCTGGGAGGAACCTTCAACATCAACACCCAGATAGGTGACATAATTCCCGGAACCATTGTTTTTGGTGTTGGAGTGGGTCTGTTACTATCCCAGCTAACCAATCTCACCATGTCTGCAGCAAGAGGCGACCAGGAATCTGATGCTGCTGGCTTTTTAAATGCCTTTAAAAACCTGGGATACTCCATGGGCACGGCTTTAATTGGTGTTCTACTTTTACTGGGAGTATTCTGGGGACTCACAGCTTCCATAGAATCATCTGGCCTTGCAGGGAATATGAGCACTACAGAAATTCAGGATAGTCTCTTCAACTACGTTGAAACAATGCAGACAACCCCTCCCCAGGACATACCTTCCAGTCTGGTTCCACAAGTCACCCAGATGGTGGATTCCACCATAAGTTCCGCTATGAAAATGACTTTCAATGCACTGGCACTGATTTTCCTTTTGGGATTTTTCACTAGCCTTTTCCTGCCTCGCAGGAAGATTAAAGGTTCTTTTAAAAATTCTTAA
- a CDS encoding DUF3566 domain-containing protein, giving the protein MGEVKKLKSLPVFDFSLIIAVIWAVISFILGIIYFIVGYAALHQASTFIISLNNNTTAVVNSVASSISTMGALYLIVIWPIMTFFLTFIGAAIVALLYNYLAPRVGGIKLELE; this is encoded by the coding sequence ATGGGAGAAGTTAAAAAATTGAAATCTTTACCAGTTTTCGATTTTTCCTTGATTATAGCAGTGATTTGGGCGGTTATATCCTTCATATTGGGGATCATTTATTTCATTGTAGGATATGCGGCGCTGCACCAAGCGAGTACATTTATTATTAGTTTAAACAATAATACCACTGCTGTTGTAAATTCAGTGGCCAGTTCTATCAGTACTATGGGGGCGTTGTATCTAATTGTAATATGGCCTATTATGACATTTTTCCTGACTTTTATAGGAGCCGCAATAGTAGCTTTACTTTACAATTACTTAGCGCCCAGAGTTGGTGGTATTAAACTGGAACTTGAGTAA